The following are from one region of the Alkalimarinus sediminis genome:
- a CDS encoding Imm26 family immunity protein, translated as MSKKQRRTIGSIFKLPVDDYFVHGQILDDTEIVVFDTKGRKIEDPGEIVLQPILFRVSANSDAILDGHWLKIGKAKISKELSKPIPRYIQDALSPDKYEIYERGVTRKATRDECLGLECVAVWAVNHVTDRVRDHYNGVPNVWLQQCTLQC; from the coding sequence ATGAGCAAGAAACAAAGACGAACAATCGGTTCCATTTTTAAGTTGCCAGTTGATGACTATTTCGTACATGGTCAAATTTTGGATGACACAGAAATAGTTGTATTCGACACTAAAGGACGAAAGATTGAAGATCCGGGTGAAATAGTACTTCAACCAATTTTATTTAGGGTCTCAGCAAATAGTGATGCAATTTTAGATGGGCATTGGTTGAAGATTGGAAAAGCAAAAATCTCTAAGGAATTAAGTAAGCCTATTCCGAGGTATATACAAGACGCTCTGTCTCCTGATAAATATGAGATCTATGAGCGTGGGGTAACAAGAAAAGCTACGAGGGATGAATGCCTCGGGTTAGAGTGCGTGGCCGTTTGGGCTGTGAATCATGTGACCGATAGAGTTAGAGATCATTATAATGGTGTACCAAATGTTTGGTTACAGCAGTGTACGCTGCAATGCTAA
- a CDS encoding immunity protein Imm33 domain-containing protein, translating into MQSRSWKLEDAQKLADEFPYTFHKPSKEVVSQLKAENQAKLIFEFESDDPEAPRAERMWVEITGVKNGVFSGYLDNEPAYIKDLKHKDPVEFRECHIIDTDLDDPVPSITDKYIKRCFVTNNILYEGRPVGYLYREEPDYDDDSGWRFTAGDETDEYMEDSDNSSYVSLGAVLREDDSCVALLDREAGVAFVRDDKGNFVELDD; encoded by the coding sequence GTGCAGAGTAGAAGTTGGAAATTAGAAGACGCTCAGAAGCTAGCTGATGAATTTCCGTATACGTTTCATAAGCCATCTAAGGAAGTGGTGTCGCAACTTAAAGCAGAGAATCAGGCCAAATTGATTTTTGAGTTTGAGTCAGACGATCCAGAAGCTCCTAGAGCTGAAAGAATGTGGGTAGAAATAACTGGAGTTAAAAATGGGGTGTTTTCCGGTTACTTAGACAATGAACCAGCGTATATAAAAGATCTCAAGCATAAAGACCCAGTTGAATTCCGTGAGTGTCACATAATTGATACAGATTTAGATGACCCAGTTCCATCAATAACCGATAAATACATCAAGCGGTGCTTCGTCACTAACAACATCCTTTACGAGGGACGGCCCGTTGGTTACTTGTATCGAGAAGAGCCCGACTATGATGACGATAGTGGATGGCGGTTTACAGCAGGCGATGAAACTGATGAGTATATGGAAGATTCAGATAATTCGTCATATGTTTCTCTTGGAGCAGTGCTTCGAGAAGATGATAGTTGCGTTGCGCTACTTGATCGTGAAGCGGGAGTTGCTTTTGTAAGAGATGATAAAGGTAACTTTGTTGAACTGGATGACTGA